From Acidianus brierleyi:
AGATTTTGATAAAATTAAGTAAATAGAAAAAATTTGGATATAAAGCCGCAGTTTTTGCTTTGTGGATTTATTGAATTTTTGCAGATCTTGATCTTCTTAGAACTTGATAAATTCTAAATTTAATGTCTAATTGAAAATTGATCTTAACAAGGGGTTCAAAAGGGGCGGAAGACTCCATCCGTAAGGGTGGAGATGGATAGCCCCCTTTGTAGTTACATTTAAATACGTATTTTTCAAATATTCTATTAATGGCAGTCACTGACGGAGTAAGCGTCACCGCCTTGGTTAAAGCGAGGGTCTATGTGGTACGCCTCTGCTCCAATCAATAGTTCCATATTGAGACACCGTAGGTTCACATTAGTGCTCGGGGTGGAACGACCCTTAGTGCCTGTGGAGCTGAGACCTCTACCTTTGGCAAGCCTCGGCTTTGAAGCAGGAAGCCACGCCCGTTAGGGCGTGGTAGGCTCCACATGCTTTGCCTCTAACATGGCTAGGCGATGGCTTGAAGAGCCGAAGGAACTACTTGATTGGGGTCAACTTGAGGACCTTCACCACCTCCTCCCCTATACCTAGTCTTCTTAGTCTCACCCTTGTATTCCCCATCCTTGAGTACGTGATAAACTATCCTACATATCTTGTTGGCCAAGGCTAATGTAGCCTTTTTGGAATTGCTTGTCCTCTTCAACAAGGCTTGATAGAAGCCATTAAATTGGGCCGTGTTCTTAGCGGACCTTGCAACAAGGAATAGAACGCGGGATAAGTGCTTATTCCCCTTGATGAGACCGTTGTGAAATTCGGTCTTCCCGCTCTGCTTAGTCCTTGGAGAAACTCCAGCATAAGAAGCAGCTTGTTTCGAAGACTCAAACCTGCTCACGTCTCCAAGCTCAGCGTAAATTGTGGCTGCAGAGATTGGGCCTATTCCGGGTATCTTAGTCAACTCTACTGCTTCCTCGGGTAGGAACTTCATTATCTCGTTCTCCACTTCCTTGATTTGTTCTTCTATAATGTTCAGTAGGTCCAGGAGTTGTTTTAGGATGAACGCTTCTATTCTAGTTAATTTTCTTCCCAATAATTTGGAGTACTCCTTGATCTCTTCGTCAGTTAGCTTCTCATCAGTGGCTAGTTTTCTCACTATTTCCTTTGTCTTCTTTTCGAAGGTAGCTTGTATCCTGCTGTTTCTAGAACTTTCCTTATCTCGTTCTTTACTTGTGTCTTTCTCTCTACTAGTCCTTCTCTGTGTCTTGTCATTTCTCTTAGTTCTTGCATTTCTCCCGTTGGTACGATCCTTTTACTGTGCCTGCAGCGTAGGCTATTGCGAGTCTTATGGAGTCGTTCTTGTCTGTCTTCTTGCCTAGGACTTCAACTGTTTGGACAGGGTTTATCACGTTTACTTTTAGTCCCTTGTCTCTCAGTACGTTGTATACGTGGTAGAAGTATACTCCTGTTGCTTCCATTATTCCTTCTTCGTATCCTTCTAGGAATTTTATAAGTTCTTTGAGTCCTTCCTCGTTGTATTTGAATTCTCTCGTATCAGCTTCTTTTACTGTGTTGTTGTTTATTTCCATCTTGGTTGCAACAAGTCTTGATTCCCCCACATCTATTGCAAATACTTTAGGCTTTATCTTCCTTTCCATGTGTAATACTCTTTTTCTAATTCTTGAATTTTTCTATAATACGCGTTGTATTGTTAATTTTGTTAGGAGATAGTGCGAACTAACTATGAGAACGTCCCCTTAAATTTTTGCACACTCCTACTCGGGATATTGTCCCACATGTTAGATCGCGGGGGACGTATAGCCAGCCTACCACATGGGGTTTTATCCCCATGTTCACTTTCGGCTTGTGTTATTTTCTTGTTCTCTTTATAAAAGTTTTACTCTTGTAAGGCTTGTCTTCTTGTTTAGGAGTGTTGTTCGTGAAAATCGCCGTAGGAGTTCACAAGTAGGGATAATAAAAACCGAACAATTCCACAAGGCATGTAACTGGTACTTCCGTAAAGTTCTTAGCCATTTAGAGACTAAAATGAGTAATGATAGAACAAAGACTTGCTAGAAGTACTAACGAAATTATTTTTACTTTGTTTAGAAAAATTATTATGTATCCGCTTTAGACAACGTAAGTATATAAGGCAATATCCAAGATTTTCTAGTAACGTTCAATACTGCTAATTCCTGCTATTAAAAATTATTTTATTTAATATATTTCTTATAGAAACAATATCACTTTTTAATAATCTTATTAATAACTAAGTTATTGGGAATATCATTAATTCTTTTATCTTTTATATCATCCTCATTATTATGGAAACAAAATATTCTGATGGAAAAATACTGTTAAAAAAGGATGGGAAAATAGCAGAAGTAATTCTCAATAGACCAGAAAAACTTAATACTATAACTTTACAGATGAGACGTGATTTAGGAAAAATATTTGAGGATTTAGATAAAGATCCAGAAACTTCTGTCATAATAGTTAGAGGAGAAGGAGATAAGGCTTTCAGTAGCGGAGGAGATATAAGCGAATTTCTAAATACTTCTCCAGAAGATTTACTAGATTGGGGAAAAACTATAGAGACTATAGAAAATGTTAGTAAACCAACTATCGCAGTACTTAAAGGATATATTTTAGGTGCGGGAACAGAACTTGCATTAGCGTGTGATATAAGAGTAGCTTCACCAGAGACTGAAATAGGATTACCCGAAATAAGATTAGGAATGATACCTGCTAGTGGAGGATTAACAAAAATGGTAAAATCTCTAGGGCCTCTTAAGGCTAAATATTACCTTCTTCTAGGAAAAAGGATAAAAGCACAAGAAGCTCAACAGTTGGGATTAATTCATGAGATTGCAGAAAATCCATATGATAGAGCGTTAGAAATATCTAAGGACTTAATTTCATTATCACCATTAGCAATAAAAGCTATGAAATCTGCAATAAATCTTATAATGGACTCTCCTATACAAGTAGGTTACGATATAGAAAGGAAAACTTTTGGCTTACTAAGGTTTTCAGAAGATTTCAAAGAAGGTATTGACGCATTTCTTCAAAAAAGAAAACCACAATTTAACGGAAAATAGTGTCACTCTAAAGTACTTAAATCTCCAACATCTTGACCTAATTCCTTAGCTCTAAGATATCTTCTTAATATTTTTCCACTCATTGTATGCGGTAAAGAATCTACAAATTCTATATATTTTGGAACATCATGAGCGGCTAGATTTTTCCTTACCCAATCTTGTATTTCATTTTTAATTTGTTCACTAGGACTTATCCCCTTCTTTAAAACTATAAAAGCCTTTATCGCGTTTCCCCTTTCCTCATCTGGAATTCCTATAACTGCAACTTCTGCAACGTTAGGATTTTCAGCAATTACGGATTCTATTTCAGCAGGCCCTACTCTATATCCAGAAACTTTAATCACATCATCTGCTCTACCTAAATACCAGAAATACCCATCTTTATCCATATAAGCAAGATCTCCAGTTAAATAGTAACCTCCTTTGAAATATTCCTTATATCTATCTTCATTACCCCAAATTCCTATAAATAATCCAGGGAATCCAGGCTTAAATGCTAAAATTCCTTGAGAATTTGGAGGTAAAGGATTTCCTTTTTCATCCACAATCAAGGCTTCTATTCCAGGCAGAGGCTTTCCTATAGAACCAACCTTTATTGGTAAGGAAATTATATTGCAAATAACATAAGTAGCAGTTTCGCTCTGCCCGTAAGCTTCATGTAATGGAACTCCAAAAGTATCCTTAGTCCAAGTAACTAAATCTGGTCCTACATATTCTCCTCCTGCGTGAATAAATCGTAAGGAAGAAACATCGTTTTTAATATAACGTAGTTCTTTTTTAAGAAGTCTTAAAGCAGTAGGAGCAGTACTCCAAACTGACACTTTAAATTCTTCAATAATACTCAACCATTTTTCTGCATTAAATTTCGATTCTAAGGTTACTACAGGTACTCTTCTAAGCCAGCCTGTCCATACTGAAGCATAACCTGCTACCCATGCAGGATCACCGGTAGGCCAAAATACATCGTCTTGAAGATCAAAATGATACATCCCGGAAATGTAATATAAAGCAATAGTGTTTTGAGCTTGAACTATTCCTTTAGGTCTGCCTGTAGACCCAGAAGTATATATTATAAACCATGGATCCTTTGTTCTTTTTCTTTCAACATATAACTTTTGCGTAGATTTTAAATCTTCAAAAGAATATTCATTATTATTTGAATTTCCATCAATTACTATGATCTTAACATTTAATCCAGACGTAGCATCTCTTACTCTACCTAACAATTCTTCATGAGTTAAGATAAAATGGGCTCCACTATTTTCTATTCTATATTTAAGAGCTTCAGTTCCGAATGATTGGAATACTGGAACTAATATCCCTCCAGCTAAAGTTGCCCCTATCATAGTAAAATATAATTCAGGAACTTTTCTGGAGAACAATATTATTCTATCTCCGTTCTTAAATCCTAAATCTTTTAGCGAATTAGCAATTTTACTTCCATTTAAAGCAAGGTCATGATAAGAAATTTTCCTTACTTCATCTTTTTTACCTACCCATATTAATCCTACTTTATTTTCATTTTTCTCAATATTTTGGTAAATTGAAAAATATGCAGGATTTATAGTCCCATCTGAAAACGTTAATTCTCGTTCAACTGAATCCCAATTGAACTCTTTTCTTACCTTATCGTAATCATTTAAAATAGGAGATATCTTATTATTCTTTTCCCTTATTTCTATGTTCATCTTAAATATTAATCTATTTCCGTATTTTTAACTTAATTATCTTACTCTAAAAAAGAATTAGCACTTTACGTTCCAGATAATCCTTTAAAAATAGGTATTTTTCTTCCATTTTCCTCTATAAATTCAACTGTAACTTTATCGCCTATCTCTAAACTATTCTTAATATTACTGTAAATTCTAAAACCTTCATCCATTTCCACAATGCCATAATATGTATCTCCTTTTTTGCCCTGAAACTTAGTAATTGAGAAAACCTTTCCATCACCTTTACTCACTTTAACCTCAAGATTTTTAGAATTACATTTAGGACAGTAATCTCTAGGATAGAAAAATACATTTCCGCACGATTTGCACTTAATATAAGGTAGTTTTTCATTGTTCATTAAATTTATATATTCCTTTTTTATTTCATCGAACATATTACTCACCTAAAACCATAGTTACTGCATGACCTCTATTCCATCCTCCTATTCCATTGACTAACACTCTATTAGCGCCCTCTACTTGGTGCCCTTTTGCCATACCATTAAGTTGTGAAAGAGCTTCTTCTAAAATGACTCCTCCACTCATAAACGCAGGTTGTCCTACGTTTAAGGATCCTCCCCCAGTATTTATAGGTATTTCGCCTTTGAACGTAGTATCTTTTTCCTCCACAAATTTTCCTCCTTTCCCTTTCTCAGTTAACCCTATATCTTCTATTTCCAGCAATACGGTTATTGTAAACGAGTCGTATAATTCAAATGCGTCTATTTTCTCTAAACTTACTCCTTTACTGCTTTCTATTGTAGGAGTGTACACTATATCTGGAAGTTCTGGAGGCATTTCGGCCCAGTGAGCTTCTCCATAAAAATGTATTTTAAGAGGTCTTAAATTGGAATTTCTTTGATGTTTACTAACTATAAATGCATGAAATCCATCTACAGGATATACAATTTCAAGTAATCTTAATGGATCGCTAACTAATCTCGATGAGATAACGTCTTTTACCGATAGAGGAGACTTATATAATGATTTTTCATTATTTATTGCATTTTTTCTTTGATTTACAGCTATCATTGCTCTCTGTTCATCAGTAGTGCCAAAAAGTTTTTGATGTCTTTTAGCTACTAAGGCATAATCTGTTACTGGATTCATATCCTCATAAACTCTAAAAAACTCATCGAAAGGAGTTAAACTTATGTTATAGAATTTATCCACAGAATCCGCAGTAACTTTATTTTCCCTTAAAAAAGAACCTTTTCCTCCTACTA
This genomic window contains:
- a CDS encoding enoyl-CoA hydratase/isomerase family protein, translated to METKYSDGKILLKKDGKIAEVILNRPEKLNTITLQMRRDLGKIFEDLDKDPETSVIIVRGEGDKAFSSGGDISEFLNTSPEDLLDWGKTIETIENVSKPTIAVLKGYILGAGTELALACDIRVASPETEIGLPEIRLGMIPASGGLTKMVKSLGPLKAKYYLLLGKRIKAQEAQQLGLIHEIAENPYDRALEISKDLISLSPLAIKAMKSAINLIMDSPIQVGYDIERKTFGLLRFSEDFKEGIDAFLQKRKPQFNGK
- a CDS encoding AMP-binding protein; translated protein: MNIEIREKNNKISPILNDYDKVRKEFNWDSVERELTFSDGTINPAYFSIYQNIEKNENKVGLIWVGKKDEVRKISYHDLALNGSKIANSLKDLGFKNGDRIILFSRKVPELYFTMIGATLAGGILVPVFQSFGTEALKYRIENSGAHFILTHEELLGRVRDATSGLNVKIIVIDGNSNNNEYSFEDLKSTQKLYVERKRTKDPWFIIYTSGSTGRPKGIVQAQNTIALYYISGMYHFDLQDDVFWPTGDPAWVAGYASVWTGWLRRVPVVTLESKFNAEKWLSIIEEFKVSVWSTAPTALRLLKKELRYIKNDVSSLRFIHAGGEYVGPDLVTWTKDTFGVPLHEAYGQSETATYVICNIISLPIKVGSIGKPLPGIEALIVDEKGNPLPPNSQGILAFKPGFPGLFIGIWGNEDRYKEYFKGGYYLTGDLAYMDKDGYFWYLGRADDVIKVSGYRVGPAEIESVIAENPNVAEVAVIGIPDEERGNAIKAFIVLKKGISPSEQIKNEIQDWVRKNLAAHDVPKYIEFVDSLPHTMSGKILRRYLRAKELGQDVGDLSTLE
- a CDS encoding Zn-ribbon domain-containing OB-fold protein, producing MFDEIKKEYINLMNNEKLPYIKCKSCGNVFFYPRDYCPKCNSKNLEVKVSKGDGKVFSITKFQGKKGDTYYGIVEMDEGFRIYSNIKNSLEIGDKVTVEFIEENGRKIPIFKGLSGT
- a CDS encoding thiolase family protein, which gives rise to MITGFAGLTYKKFEGSTFQLLSDVVYNAMEMASVNSNDIDGLFFTMLSGTFDGKANIHFPSFQIPAFLGIKPRYIDIVDYGGPSALTMVYRAEKLVNSGEIDTALCIVGGKGSFLRENKVTADSVDKFYNISLTPFDEFFRVYEDMNPVTDYALVAKRHQKLFGTTDEQRAMIAVNQRKNAINNEKSLYKSPLSVKDVISSRLVSDPLRLLEIVYPVDGFHAFIVSKHQRNSNLRPLKIHFYGEAHWAEMPPELPDIVYTPTIESSKGVSLEKIDAFELYDSFTITVLLEIEDIGLTEKGKGGKFVEEKDTTFKGEIPINTGGGSLNVGQPAFMSGGVILEEALSQLNGMAKGHQVEGANRVLVNGIGGWNRGHAVTMVLGE